The following nucleotide sequence is from Candidatus Neomarinimicrobiota bacterium.
AAAAATTGTGTGGTGAGTATATAACTATTCCCGCCAAGCCAGAGATAGAAACCAGGTAGTAGACCAATAATTAACATAGAATCTGGAATGATTAGATGATCAATATCAATAAAGGCAATGGCAATAAGGAGGCCTCCAAACAAAGCAAATACTGGTAGATCCCAGGTAAGGCCAAATTTGAGATAGGTGAGATAAAAAACGAAAGCAGTTAAGGATTCCACAAGTGGGTAACGCCAGGCAATGTGGGTTTTACAAGATGAGCATTTCCCACCCAAAAACAAGTAGCTGACCAGAGGGATATTTTCCCAGGGTCTAATCTTGTGGTCACAACTCGTGCAGTGAGAGGCTGGGAAAGCAATTGATTCTCCACGAGGAAAGCGATAGATCACTACATTAATAAAACTTCCAATGAGTAGTCCAAAAAGAATGACAAAAAAGGAAATCATACAGGCATTCTACAGCAGGGCTTCCAGCTCAGCTGGGAAAGTTTGATAGTTGAGAGGTTTCACAAGATATAGCTCTGCGCCACTCTGTGTGCCTACTTCTCTATCCCGTTCACCGTCTTTCGCAGAAACAATAATCACGGGAATATCTCTGAACTGTTCATCAAATTTTAACAGACGACACACTTGATATCCATTCATTCCAGGCAACATTAAATCCAACATAATGAGATCAGGTTTCACCTCACGGGCTTTGGAAAGCCCCGAAATACCATCTAAAGCCTCGAAGACTTCGTAGTCCAGACTCTCAAGAAGGCGCTTGACTGGTTCAATAAAAAATTTTTCATCATCAACAATCAAAATACGTTTTTTAGCCATCATCAATCCTTTTGCGATTCTTTATCATCATCCAGAAGATTTATTTCCTGAGTAGGTTCTCTTTGCTCAGTGGATGAGATCATTAATTTCAAGTCTGTTGGATGATCAGCAGAATCTATTGCTGTCATTTCACTAATTTTCTTATCTTTATACAACTTGTACAGAGCCTGATCAAAGAGCTGCATCGATTCAGAGGCTCCTGATTTTATAGCTACGGGAAGTAGATCTATACTGCCCTTTTGGATCAAATCTTTTATGCGCGCGGTGGAGACCAATATTTCAAGTGCAGCTGTCAATTTGCCATTTTCCATTGGAATCAAACGCTGAGCTACAATAGCGAGGAGATTTTGGCTTAGTTGCATTTGAGCCAGATCTTGCTCTGATCTATCATAAAAGCTAAGAATGCGGTCAATGGTTTGCGACGTATTTGTGGCATGTAGCGTACTGAATACCAGGTGGCCGGTCTCAGAAAAATTTAAAGCTGATTCCATGGCCTCTCGGTCGCGGATTTCACCAATCAATAGAACAGACGGTGCTTCGCGGAGTGCAGACTTTAGTGCCTTATGAAAGGAGAGTGTATCGTGCCCTACTTCGCGTTGGTTCACGAGACTTTTCTTATGGGGATGCAGAAATTCAATGGGGTCTTCAAGGGTCAGGATATGACCAGATTTATTGGCATTGCGATAGTCGATCATGGCGGCCAGAGTGGTGGATTTTCCTGAACCGGTTGAACCTACTACCAAGACAAGGCCCCGATCTTTCAAAGCTAGTTCAGCCAGAATGGGAGGAAGATTCAAATCGCTCAATGTTTTTATGGTAGATACAATCTGCCTTACGACAAAACTATCAGTACCACGCTGACGAAAGAAGTTTACTCGAAATCGACCAACACCGGCGAGACTTAAGGTATAGTCTAACTCCTTTTGTTCGTGATATTCATTGAGTTGCTCCTCATTAAGCATCTCGTTCTTCAAACCCTCCAAATTTTCAACTGTGAGTTGTTCTTTTTCAATGGGGTAAACTTCACCAGAAATTTTCAGCATGGGGAAGGCACCCACGGAGACGTACAGATCAGAAGCCTCCGCTTCAGACATCACGGACAGCAAATCCTGTAAGGAATACATAATTAGCCCTCCACCAATTTCTCAAGATCTTCAGGAAATGCGGCAACTTGAAGTGCTGCTTCGAGATCAACATGACCATCTTTTACCAAAGCACCCAAGGATTGCTCGAGGGTCATCATACCTTGTGCGGATCCCATCTGTAAAATAGAACGAAGCTGGAATGTTTTGGCTTCTCTAATTAGGTTCGCTACTGCAGGAGTCCCTGTGAGAACTTCAAAAGCAGCCACTCGTCCCCCACCCTTCTTCTTGAGGAGCATTTGAGATAAAATTGTCACGATGGTATCGCTGATCATGATCCTGATCTGGTCCTGCTGATTCGCAGGAAATTGATCAATGACCCGATCCAGAGTTTTTGTGGTATTGACTGTATGGAGGGTCCCAAAAACCAGGTGTCCTGTTTCTGCCGCTGTGACGGCTAGGGCAGTGGTCTCAGGATCTCGCATTTCACCTACCACAATCACATCAGGGTCTTCTCTGAGGGCAGCTCGCAGGGCTTGTGCAAATCCATGTGTTGTGGTACCAACCTCTCTTTGGGTAATCAATGATTGTTGGCTGGTATGGGTAAATTCCACAGGATCTTCAATGGTGATGATGTGTTTTTTTTGGGTTCGATTGATATAATCGATAATGGTGTTCAGGGTTGTAGATTTTCCACTTCCAGTAGGTCCCGTCACTAAAAAAAGACCTTTGTCCTTGTGAGCCATGTCCTTGAGACCCACAGGTAAGCCCAGGTCTTCAAATGAAAATACCTTTTCATTGATACTCCGGAGAACAGCTGAATCACCATGGATACTCTTAAACACATTTACTCTGAAGCGACCGATACCTTTAAAGTCAGCTGCAAAATCCAACTCCATATCTTCTTCAAAGGTTTTACGCTGTACTTCGGTCATAATACCATATATGAGAATATGCAGATCCTCAGGAAGCATAGGCGGAATATCCGTTTTTCGCATTTCACCATCTACACGGACAATTGGCCTGGAAAAGGGGTGTAAGTGAAGATCTGAAGCACCACTTTCCCTCATGAAAATCAGTAAATCCAGTATTTCCAGTTCCATTAGATGTCTCTCTATTTATTGATGATATTCGGAGTAATAAATATGAGCAATTCTCGCTGCTCGGTAGATGTACGCGTATGGGTGAAAAATCTTTTCAAAAAGGGAATGCTACCAATAAGGGGTGGAGAAGTTGTAGACTCATTCACCTGGTCAAAGATTAAACCACCGATAAGCAGAGTCTCCCCATTCCCAACCATAACCCGAGTTGTAGTTGATCTATCCGAAATAATAGGCCGATCCGAATTAGGTCCGGCAAAACCAACTAGCGCTTGCACTGTGGCACTCAGGTTCAGACTCACGAACCGCTCCTCATTGATTCGGGGGGTCACACTGAGAGAAACATTAATTTCAACATCTTCAAATTGATAGGTTTCAGCGCCAAAGGCTGTAGCATCTGAGCCAGGTATGAGTACGGGGTAAGAAGTACCAATGGCAATTTCGGCTGTGGTATTCTCAAAAGTCGTGACCTGGGGTTCCTGAAGCAGTCTCGTATCAGCATCGGATCCCATTAACTCAAGGAGAGAAGAAAACATAGGGATGCTAAGTGTTGCAAGTCTCAGTTGGCTCCCACTACTTAATATTGTAGTTCCAAGCTCAATCAAATTTTCTACTGTCCCGGCATCAGCTTGAATGCTGGGACCTGTCAAACTGGTTCTTAAATCCCAATTTATTCCAAGGCGTTCATCATCAGTAAGTTTGGTCTCAATAAATTTTACAGCAATATTGATCTGAGGAATTTTTTTATCCAATTCATTGATAATACTTTGAATACGGTCAAAATTTTGAGCTAAATCTGTGATGACAATATGGTCGTAAACTGCTCCACCAGTGGCTCCACCGCCACCACCAGCAGCACCACCG
It contains:
- a CDS encoding prepilin peptidase yields the protein MISFFVILFGLLIGSFINVVIYRFPRGESIAFPASHCTSCDHKIRPWENIPLVSYLFLGGKCSSCKTHIAWRYPLVESLTAFVFYLTYLKFGLTWDLPVFALFGGLLIAIAFIDIDHLIIPDSMLIIGLLPGFYLWLGGNSYILTTQFFGFVGLGAIFWAIRYFGEIAFKKEAMGFGDVKFAAMAGWVLGWDIGLVSMFLAFLSATLLFAVLIPTGVITRKQQVPFGPFICIGIWLSLIGGREIIDWYLTLFLGV
- a CDS encoding response regulator, producing the protein MMAKKRILIVDDEKFFIEPVKRLLESLDYEVFEALDGISGLSKAREVKPDLIMLDLMLPGMNGYQVCRLLKFDEQFRDIPVIIVSAKDGERDREVGTQSGAELYLVKPLNYQTFPAELEALL
- a CDS encoding PilT/PilU family type 4a pilus ATPase, translating into MYSLQDLLSVMSEAEASDLYVSVGAFPMLKISGEVYPIEKEQLTVENLEGLKNEMLNEEQLNEYHEQKELDYTLSLAGVGRFRVNFFRQRGTDSFVVRQIVSTIKTLSDLNLPPILAELALKDRGLVLVVGSTGSGKSTTLAAMIDYRNANKSGHILTLEDPIEFLHPHKKSLVNQREVGHDTLSFHKALKSALREAPSVLLIGEIRDREAMESALNFSETGHLVFSTLHATNTSQTIDRILSFYDRSEQDLAQMQLSQNLLAIVAQRLIPMENGKLTAALEILVSTARIKDLIQKGSIDLLPVAIKSGASESMQLFDQALYKLYKDKKISEMTAIDSADHPTDLKLMISSTEQREPTQEINLLDDDKESQKD
- a CDS encoding type IV pilus twitching motility protein PilT, which translates into the protein MEILDLLIFMRESGASDLHLHPFSRPIVRVDGEMRKTDIPPMLPEDLHILIYGIMTEVQRKTFEEDMELDFAADFKGIGRFRVNVFKSIHGDSAVLRSINEKVFSFEDLGLPVGLKDMAHKDKGLFLVTGPTGSGKSTTLNTIIDYINRTQKKHIITIEDPVEFTHTSQQSLITQREVGTTTHGFAQALRAALREDPDVIVVGEMRDPETTALAVTAAETGHLVFGTLHTVNTTKTLDRVIDQFPANQQDQIRIMISDTIVTILSQMLLKKKGGGRVAAFEVLTGTPAVANLIREAKTFQLRSILQMGSAQGMMTLEQSLGALVKDGHVDLEAALQVAAFPEDLEKLVEG